CCTCTCCGGGTACAAGAACGGAAGGTGGAGCTGCCGCATCACCATTGCAGCTAAGCGCGAACAGAATCAGCGCCCAGAGGGGTGCCGAGCTGAGGAGCTGCGCGCCGGGTCGGAGGGGTCTGCTGACGTGACCGCCGCTTGAGCGGCCTGAGTTGGGGCTAGTGCCCTGCAGCCATCCCATCTTTTCTCGGGTCGGAGGCCGCAGCCCATCCCTTGGGTAGCTTGAGCACCATCTGGCCGCCACCAAAAGCGACACCCCGCCATTCACGTAGGGTGTGGCCGAGTCCCTCGAGCGAGGCCGTCATTGCGTCGTCGATGTTTTCGACCGCGACAGATGTGCCGTTGAAGTGCCGGAAGCGCGCCGCATCGATGGCTTCCTGCGGGTCCATCCCGAACTCGACGACGTTGAGCATGACCTGTACGTGACCCTGAGGTTGCATGGCGCCACCCATCACTCCGTAAGACATGTACGGCTCCCCGTCTTTGGTGACGAACGCCGGGATGATGGTGTGGAAAGGCCGCTTGTTCGGGGCGATCTGGTTGGGGTGGCCTTCTTCCATCGTGAAGCCGGAGCCGCGGTTCTGGAGCATCAGGCCCGTCCCGGGAATGACGGTTCGAGATCCGAAGTACCCGTAAATCGAGTTGATGAACGAGATCATGTTGCCGTACTGGTCGGCGATTGTGAGATAGATCGTCTCCGAGGCGGTGTACGGCTGGCCCGGCTCCGGGCGATCCGCTGCATGCATCGGGTCGATCAGTTCGGCACGGCCCGCGAGGTAGGCGTCGTCCAGGAGCGCTTCTGGTTGCACGTCCATGTGGTCTGGATCAGCGACGTATCGGGCCAGGTCCGCGTGGGCGAGCTTCTTGGCCTCGATCAGAGTGTGCAGGTACTGGGCACTGTTGTGACCCATCCCGAGCAGATCGTACCCCTCGAGCATCTTGAGCATCTGCAGGGCCGCGACCCCCTGACCGGCTGGCGGCAACTCATGAAGGGTGTACCCCTTGTAGTCCACGCTCATGGGCTCGACCCAGCGGTACTCGTGGTTCCGCAGATCGTCGATGGTGAGGAAACCGCCCAACTCATCCAGCCCCGTGATGATTTGCTGACCGAGTTCACCGCCATAAAACGTCTCGATGCCGTGTTCGGCGACGCGGCGGAACGTCCGAGCAAGATCTGGATTCCTGAACCAGTCACCCGGCTTCGGAGCCTCGTCGTTGATCAAAAACGTGGCGGCTGCCCCGGCGTCACCTCGTAAGCCGTTCACTGTGCCTGCCCAATCCTGCGCGATGATGGGAGAGACCGGGAAGCCTTCGTCGGCAATGCGGATTGCAGGAGCTAAGGCGTCGGCCAGCGAGATCGTGCCGTGGTGTTCGATCAGGGCGTTCCAGCCAGAGAAGGCACCAGGAACCGTGACCGAGCGCGCTCCGCTCCCGGGCACTCGTTCAGTGCCGTCGGCAATGAGCTGCGCCAAGTCGATCTTCGAACCGGATCTGCCGCTGGCGTCTAACCCGATCAGGCGGCCTTCCTCGGCAGACCACAGGATGGCGAACATGTCACCGCCCGCGCCGGTCATGTGTGGTTCGACCACGTTCAGCACCGCCGCCGCAGTCACCGCAGCATCGATCGCGTTGCCGCCCGCTTGAAGGACCTCGAGTGCCGCACTGGTGGCTAAGGGATGACTCGTCGCCGCCGTGCCGCGCGGTGAGTAGACCGTGGAGCGTCCCGAGTTCTTGGCAGGGCTCTGGACCGGACCGTTCAACTGGGCCGCCAGAGGTTGGGCCGCGAGAGCCAGAGCGAGAAGTGCGGTGATGGTGCGCATGGGTCCGCCTTGAGAGTTGCTATGTAGTTAAAAAGAATGGGCTTCACCTGCGCGTTCCAATATGAGGACCTCTCCCGAGAAGAGGTCATTGAGCCGCTCAATATGTTCGAGTGTGCCGTACTTCTCATCCCAGTGAATAGGGATGATCGTCGATGCGCCGCAGGCGTCGCCCGCCCGGGCGGCATCTTCTACGCCCATCGTGTAGTGGCCGCCGCAGGGGAGAAAAGCCACATCACATCGAATACCGAACATCGATGGGATGAAATCGGTATCTCCGGCGTGGTAGAACGTCGTGCCTCCGATATTGAAGACGTACCCCAGCCATCCCTCTTCTGGCGGATGAAATTTGCTGTCGACGTTGTGGGCAGGTACGGCGAGCACGTCGACCTCACCAATCTGGAGCATGTCGCCGGGCCGCATGAAATGGTCCGCGTCCGCCAACTGATGTTTCATGCTGGTGGGCGCCACGATCACCGTCTCTGGGGTCCGGACCCTCGCGATGTCATCCTCGGAGAAGTTGTCGTAATGAGGATGAGTGAGGAGGACGAAATCAGCCTTTGAGCCGTCCGGTACATGGAGGGGATCCACGTGGATCTCCAGGCCCAGCTGCTTGATGCAGACAGACGAACCTTGGAACCATGTGATACCGCTGAGCAGTTCGCTCATAGTAGATCCCCGACCGGTGGCGCGGAGAGTAACGAGGTGCCAACCTAACTCTCGCCGTCTAGGTGAAAAAGTGGCGCGGTACGTATGCCTGTCACCGCCACATTGGCAGGATTTCATGCGGTCCGGGCACGAATAAGGAGGTTTGGCGTGGCAAGAAACCTGCACCAAGCTCCGTACTGCCTCGGCTCGCGGACTCATGCATACGGTCCGGGGAGACGACCCTGACCGATATAGAAATGCCTGACGCCAAAGGCGCGGGCGAAGAGAGAGAGGATTCCATGGGCGAGCGTTTCACGCTTCCAGTGCTACCGCTACGGGACACCGTCGTGTACCCGGGCGTAGCTGTGCCCATTTCGGCTGGTCGACCTGGCACGGTCGAAGCCGTCCAAGCAGCTTTGGACGGAGACCGCCGCATGTTCGCTGTTGCACAACGAGAAAACGTCGACGATCCGCTTCCTGAGTACCTGTACAATGTGGGTACCGTGGTCCGGATCATTCAGACTCACCGGGTTCGTGGAGGCGTGCAGCTCCTAGTGCAGGGCGAAGGCCGTGCGCAGGCGTTGTCGTATCACGACGAGGGTGAGTCGAT
This is a stretch of genomic DNA from Longimicrobiales bacterium. It encodes these proteins:
- a CDS encoding MBL fold metallo-hydrolase, with product MSELLSGITWFQGSSVCIKQLGLEIHVDPLHVPDGSKADFVLLTHPHYDNFSEDDIARVRTPETVIVAPTSMKHQLADADHFMRPGDMLQIGEVDVLAVPAHNVDSKFHPPEEGWLGYVFNIGGTTFYHAGDTDFIPSMFGIRCDVAFLPCGGHYTMGVEDAARAGDACGASTIIPIHWDEKYGTLEHIERLNDLFSGEVLILERAGEAHSF
- the ggt gene encoding gamma-glutamyltransferase, producing MRTITALLALALAAQPLAAQLNGPVQSPAKNSGRSTVYSPRGTAATSHPLATSAALEVLQAGGNAIDAAVTAAAVLNVVEPHMTGAGGDMFAILWSAEEGRLIGLDASGRSGSKIDLAQLIADGTERVPGSGARSVTVPGAFSGWNALIEHHGTISLADALAPAIRIADEGFPVSPIIAQDWAGTVNGLRGDAGAAATFLINDEAPKPGDWFRNPDLARTFRRVAEHGIETFYGGELGQQIITGLDELGGFLTIDDLRNHEYRWVEPMSVDYKGYTLHELPPAGQGVAALQMLKMLEGYDLLGMGHNSAQYLHTLIEAKKLAHADLARYVADPDHMDVQPEALLDDAYLAGRAELIDPMHAADRPEPGQPYTASETIYLTIADQYGNMISFINSIYGYFGSRTVIPGTGLMLQNRGSGFTMEEGHPNQIAPNKRPFHTIIPAFVTKDGEPYMSYGVMGGAMQPQGHVQVMLNVVEFGMDPQEAIDAARFRHFNGTSVAVENIDDAMTASLEGLGHTLREWRGVAFGGGQMVLKLPKGWAAASDPRKDGMAAGH